In the Piscinibacter sp. XHJ-5 genome, one interval contains:
- a CDS encoding subunit of meta cleavage enzyme, which translates to MTQKNWRQDMPTPDAYWMNKVLYEMHHLASHLERYRADPDKYMKDIPLPAPLKVAIRDNDIGAMYLAGVNPYLLRAHCLGLHIAETEFLRSLRAAGEAGHG; encoded by the coding sequence GTGACGCAGAAGAACTGGCGCCAGGACATGCCGACCCCGGACGCCTACTGGATGAACAAGGTGCTGTACGAAATGCACCATCTGGCAAGCCACCTCGAGCGCTACCGCGCGGATCCGGACAAGTACATGAAGGACATCCCGCTGCCGGCGCCCCTCAAGGTTGCCATCCGCGACAACGACATCGGTGCGATGTACCTGGCGGGCGTGAACCCGTACCTGCTGCGCGCCCACTGCCTGGGCCTGCACATTGCGGAGACGGAGTTCCTTCGTTCGCTTCGGGCCGCGGGGGAGGCGGGCCATGGCTGA
- a CDS encoding 2,3-dihydroxyphenylpropionate 1,2-dioxygenase: MAELVGVFAASHTPVMLNFPDAIPDADRAAIFGAFRDLGDELRRAEPQSVIVVSDDHLHNFFLDNFPAFCIGAAADYATPVEHWLKAEKQTLRGDGDLGAHLLGEALRNGFDPSFSMELTLDHGVLTPLHLAGIAGAVRVVPLLVNCVQPPLPTMERSLRWGQFLRRAIASFGGCERVAILATGGISHDIATPRMGAVNETFDREFMRLLAAGDDAQLVRYASDHVDEAGNGAEEIRTWLVAHGAAAGAAFEPIYYKAVSNWYTGIGLGRWRPRPGA, from the coding sequence ATGGCTGAACTCGTGGGGGTGTTCGCGGCGAGCCACACGCCGGTGATGCTGAACTTCCCCGACGCGATTCCCGATGCGGATCGCGCCGCCATTTTCGGCGCCTTCAGGGACCTGGGCGACGAGTTGCGGCGGGCGGAGCCGCAAAGCGTGATCGTGGTGTCGGACGATCACCTGCACAACTTCTTCCTCGACAACTTCCCGGCCTTCTGCATCGGGGCGGCCGCCGACTATGCAACGCCGGTCGAGCACTGGCTGAAGGCCGAGAAGCAGACCCTGCGGGGCGACGGCGATCTCGGGGCGCACCTGCTGGGCGAGGCATTGCGCAATGGCTTCGATCCGTCGTTCTCGATGGAGCTGACGCTGGACCATGGCGTGCTCACGCCGCTGCATCTGGCCGGGATCGCCGGCGCCGTTCGCGTGGTTCCGCTGCTCGTCAACTGCGTGCAGCCGCCGCTGCCCACGATGGAGCGTTCGCTGCGGTGGGGGCAGTTCCTGCGGCGGGCGATTGCGTCCTTCGGCGGCTGTGAACGGGTCGCGATCCTCGCCACCGGCGGCATCAGCCATGACATCGCCACGCCGCGCATGGGCGCGGTCAACGAGACCTTCGACCGCGAGTTCATGCGTCTGCTGGCCGCGGGCGACGACGCCCAGCTCGTGCGCTACGCCAGCGATCACGTCGACGAGGCGGGCAACGGCGCGGAGGAGATCCGCACCTGGCTGGTCGCGCACGGCGCTGCGGCCGGCGCTGCCTTCGAGCCGATCTACTACAAGGCAGTGTCCAACTGGTACACGGGCATCGGGCTCGGTCGGTGGCGCCCGAGGCCCGGCGCATGA
- a CDS encoding alpha/beta fold hydrolase — translation MNDKGLAFHVEGPADAPPLVLLHPIATHSEIWRPQTAAWSTAFRLVRIDLPGHGASAVPDKPLTLADYADQVCEVLDELRLERAAVVGLSLGGMVAQAMALSHARRVRALVLAHTSDKTEPAVHEIWERRFEQFERCGIEAQVEPTLERWFTRAFVRACPMAVNWVAGQIRATSAAGYATAIRAIQRLDHRDRLARITLPVLVVAGDSDTAVPPAAASAMADRIPGAELLMLKDAGHLGNVQQPLVFTEAVGRFLGAAL, via the coding sequence ATGAACGACAAGGGCCTGGCGTTTCACGTCGAGGGTCCGGCGGATGCGCCGCCCCTCGTGCTGCTGCACCCCATCGCCACGCACAGCGAGATCTGGCGGCCGCAGACGGCGGCGTGGTCCACCGCGTTCAGGCTGGTGCGCATCGATCTGCCGGGCCATGGCGCGAGCGCCGTGCCGGACAAGCCGCTGACCCTGGCCGACTACGCCGACCAGGTGTGCGAGGTGCTCGACGAGCTGAGGCTCGAGCGCGCGGCCGTCGTCGGGCTCTCGCTGGGCGGAATGGTCGCGCAGGCGATGGCGCTGTCGCACGCGCGACGGGTCCGGGCCTTGGTCCTTGCGCATACCTCGGACAAGACGGAGCCCGCCGTTCACGAGATCTGGGAGCGACGCTTCGAGCAGTTCGAGCGATGCGGGATCGAAGCGCAGGTGGAACCCACGCTGGAGCGCTGGTTCACGCGGGCGTTCGTGCGCGCGTGTCCGATGGCCGTGAATTGGGTGGCGGGCCAGATCCGCGCCACCTCGGCCGCGGGGTACGCGACCGCGATCCGCGCCATCCAGCGACTGGACCATCGCGACCGCCTCGCACGGATCACGCTGCCGGTGCTGGTCGTGGCGGGCGATTCCGATACCGCCGTGCCGCCGGCGGCGGCGTCTGCCATGGCGGATCGCATCCCCGGCGCGGAACTCCTGATGCTGAAGGACGCCGGTCACCTGGGCAATGTGCAGCAGCCCCTCGTCTTCACCGAGGCGGTGGGACGGTTCCTTGGAGCCGCGCTGTAG
- a CDS encoding LysR family transcriptional regulator, which yields MRINRLDLNQLACLDALLAQRSVSRAAQQVHLSQPAVSAALARLRSYFGDPLLVPAGRGMDLTPFARSLAQPVRDLLLQAQALTRRRPELDPACIERDMTIVASDYVQTVALNGLFKRAEQEAPGIRFELRPISGYLAEELDQGGVDLVVSLATGVSPAHPSEPLFRDTFSCIAWTGNSALGRTLTRDTFLRLGHVTALLGRGRTPTLDQIALEAQGLARRAEVRVPSFTLIPGCVVGTNRIATVQTMLAKRLARQWPLRVLRCPIEIAEIVAAVQWHRHQSHDPAINWVRQTLREVVRTERLRPA from the coding sequence TTGCGGATCAATCGGCTCGATCTGAACCAGCTGGCCTGCCTGGATGCGCTGCTCGCGCAGCGAAGCGTCAGCCGGGCCGCGCAGCAGGTGCACCTGAGCCAGCCGGCCGTGAGTGCGGCGCTCGCCCGCCTGCGCAGCTACTTCGGCGATCCCCTGCTGGTCCCGGCGGGCCGGGGCATGGACCTCACGCCGTTCGCGCGAAGCCTGGCGCAACCCGTGCGCGACCTGCTGCTGCAGGCACAGGCCCTCACCCGGCGGCGTCCCGAGCTCGACCCCGCGTGCATCGAGCGGGACATGACCATCGTGGCCTCCGACTACGTGCAGACCGTCGCACTCAACGGCCTGTTCAAGCGTGCCGAGCAGGAGGCTCCCGGCATCCGTTTCGAGCTTCGACCGATCAGCGGCTATCTGGCCGAGGAGCTCGACCAAGGCGGGGTCGATCTCGTCGTGTCGCTCGCCACCGGCGTGTCACCCGCTCATCCGAGCGAGCCGCTGTTTCGCGACACCTTTTCGTGCATCGCATGGACCGGCAATTCCGCGCTCGGCCGCACGCTCACGCGGGACACCTTCCTGCGCCTGGGCCACGTGACCGCGCTGCTCGGCCGCGGTCGGACACCGACGCTCGACCAGATCGCCCTGGAGGCCCAGGGCCTCGCGCGCCGGGCCGAAGTGCGCGTTCCCAGCTTCACGCTGATTCCCGGATGCGTGGTCGGCACGAACCGCATCGCGACCGTGCAGACGATGCTGGCGAAGCGGCTGGCGCGCCAGTGGCCGCTGCGTGTCCTGCGTTGCCCGATCGAGATTGCCGAGATCGTGGCCGCGGTGCAGTGGCACCGCCACCAGTCGCACGACCCGGCGATCAACTGGGTCCGCCAGACACTGCGCGAGGTGGTTCGAACCGAACGCTTGCGGCCGGCTTGA
- a CDS encoding helix-turn-helix domain-containing protein, with amino-acid sequence MIRKTISFAGRDDVSTPWIHAIQRNHFDEDPSAVKVASQQIKRGMETDMTAAAPTSAAVRRFSTEAAPSAERAWLFQQEMQRLFSVGLAVRTSPPRPLSAQMVAYRGRSLRLAALKFSAHSTVSLPTSASPEPRLLVSLHKDGVAMVSQGGRESRIEPGDVFVIDPSRPFSIETGEVRSHSVYLPTSAVRALVPQLDDVTALAIRSESGAAAMYRAAVDELFATAASLKDDDADRIGEALPYLLAAALSPSCASDAMPSRLKLLHKRRILQFVREHLSDPQLDANTIARGVNLSARHVYELCSDEAEPLMKWVWSERLERCSRDLREPSLRSRTIGEIAYHWGFSDVSHFSRAFKQRFAVTPREWRRS; translated from the coding sequence TTGATCCGCAAGACGATCTCCTTTGCCGGTCGCGACGATGTATCCACGCCGTGGATACATGCTATCCAAAGGAATCATTTTGACGAAGACCCATCGGCTGTCAAAGTTGCGTCACAACAGATCAAGCGCGGTATGGAGACAGACATGACGGCTGCGGCGCCGACCTCGGCCGCCGTTCGGCGCTTCTCGACGGAGGCAGCGCCGAGCGCAGAGCGGGCCTGGCTCTTTCAGCAGGAGATGCAGCGGCTCTTCTCGGTGGGGCTTGCGGTGAGGACATCGCCTCCCAGGCCGCTGTCGGCCCAGATGGTGGCGTACCGCGGACGAAGTCTGCGTCTTGCGGCGCTGAAGTTCTCGGCCCACTCGACGGTGTCCCTGCCGACGTCTGCGTCCCCCGAGCCGAGGCTGCTCGTGTCGCTGCACAAGGACGGCGTGGCCATGGTCTCGCAGGGCGGCCGGGAGAGCCGGATCGAGCCCGGCGATGTGTTCGTCATCGATCCTTCGCGTCCGTTCAGCATCGAGACCGGCGAGGTGCGCTCCCACTCGGTCTATCTGCCCACGAGCGCCGTTCGTGCGCTGGTTCCCCAACTGGACGACGTCACCGCGCTTGCGATCCGCTCCGAGAGCGGCGCGGCGGCGATGTATCGGGCGGCGGTCGACGAGCTCTTCGCAACGGCGGCGTCGCTGAAGGACGACGATGCCGACCGCATCGGCGAGGCGCTGCCGTATCTGCTGGCGGCGGCACTGTCGCCCTCGTGTGCGTCGGATGCCATGCCGTCACGTCTGAAGCTGTTGCACAAGCGCCGCATCCTCCAGTTCGTCCGCGAGCACCTGAGCGACCCTCAGCTGGACGCGAACACCATCGCGCGCGGCGTCAACCTCTCGGCGCGCCATGTGTACGAGCTGTGCTCGGATGAAGCGGAGCCGCTGATGAAGTGGGTCTGGTCGGAACGGCTGGAACGGTGCAGCCGCGACCTCAGGGAACCGTCCTTGCGCTCCCGGACCATCGGCGAGATCGCCTACCACTGGGGCTTCAGCGACGTGTCGCACTTCAGCCGGGCGTTCAAGCAGCGCTTCGCGGTGACGCCGCGCGAGTGGCGCAGGAGCTGA
- a CDS encoding carotenoid oxygenase family protein gives MAKPFSTDHPFLNGYFAPLHLEGDASDLPISGMLPVEMDGTLYRIGPNPQFAPRGDYEWFAGDGMVHEFKLSAGRASYRNRYVRTPKWQLEHEAGEGLSAGTVAPSPLDDPRLAQLRSTLANTNIVRHGRNLLALEESHAPYALDQTSLSSLGYETFGGDLVGPMTAHPKIDPVSGEMIAFAYQTAGLGSRDTRVHVLGADGSLRRSERFMAPFASMMHDFAVTASRIILPVFPLTASIDRAGKGLPAYAWEPELGNHIGIMSRRDGVASMRWFRGEASYVFHVLNAYDTEDGKVVTDMVRYDVPPGYRMADGSPARGRQHGARLVRWTFDLARDDERYTDAPLSDMQVEFPRVDDRHALQQHRHGWFVSGSANTNVGEASDRASIAHIDTQTGATRLWRPQRNDFAGEPVFVPRSPGAEEGDGWIVTVVYRGDTHRSDLVVLEALDIARGPIATVHLSHHVPAGFHGNWYSAA, from the coding sequence ATGGCCAAGCCCTTTTCCACCGACCATCCCTTCCTCAACGGCTACTTCGCACCCCTGCACCTCGAGGGCGATGCGTCGGACCTGCCGATCAGCGGCATGCTGCCGGTCGAGATGGACGGCACGCTGTACCGCATCGGCCCCAACCCCCAATTCGCGCCCCGCGGCGACTACGAGTGGTTCGCAGGCGACGGCATGGTCCACGAGTTCAAGCTGTCCGCGGGGCGCGCTTCGTATCGCAATCGCTACGTGCGCACACCGAAATGGCAGCTGGAGCACGAGGCGGGGGAGGGGCTGTCGGCCGGAACGGTCGCCCCCTCACCGCTGGACGATCCGCGCCTCGCGCAGCTGCGCTCGACGCTGGCGAACACCAACATCGTGCGGCACGGCCGCAACCTCCTTGCGCTGGAAGAATCCCATGCGCCCTACGCGCTGGACCAGACGAGCCTGTCGTCGCTGGGCTACGAGACCTTTGGCGGCGATCTGGTCGGCCCCATGACCGCGCATCCGAAGATCGACCCGGTCAGCGGGGAGATGATCGCTTTCGCCTACCAGACGGCGGGGCTGGGCTCGCGCGACACGCGTGTGCACGTGCTCGGCGCGGATGGATCGCTGCGCCGCAGCGAGCGATTCATGGCGCCCTTCGCGAGCATGATGCACGACTTCGCCGTCACGGCGAGCCGGATCATTCTGCCGGTGTTCCCGTTGACGGCATCGATCGACAGGGCAGGCAAGGGGCTGCCCGCGTATGCATGGGAGCCCGAGCTCGGCAATCACATCGGCATCATGAGCCGCAGGGATGGCGTCGCCAGCATGCGTTGGTTCAGGGGCGAGGCGTCGTACGTGTTCCACGTGCTCAACGCCTACGACACGGAAGACGGCAAGGTGGTGACGGACATGGTCCGCTACGACGTGCCGCCCGGCTACCGCATGGCCGATGGTTCGCCGGCGCGCGGACGGCAGCACGGTGCCCGACTGGTGCGCTGGACCTTCGATCTTGCGCGCGACGACGAGCGCTACACCGACGCGCCGCTGAGCGACATGCAGGTGGAGTTCCCGCGCGTCGACGATCGTCATGCGCTGCAGCAGCATCGCCACGGGTGGTTCGTCTCCGGTTCGGCGAACACGAACGTCGGCGAGGCTTCGGATCGCGCATCGATCGCGCACATCGACACGCAGACGGGTGCGACACGACTGTGGCGCCCGCAGCGCAACGATTTCGCCGGCGAGCCCGTGTTCGTGCCGCGCAGCCCCGGTGCCGAGGAAGGCGATGGGTGGATCGTCACGGTGGTCTACCGCGGCGACACGCATCGCAGCGACCTGGTCGTGCTCGAGGCGTTGGACATTGCGCGCGGGCCCATCGCGACGGTACACCTTTCGCATCACGTGCCGGCGGGGTTTCACGGCAATTGGTATTCGGCGGCATGA
- a CDS encoding LysR family transcriptional regulator, which translates to MNAISVDLNLLAVLDALLDERNVTRAARRVHLSQPATSNALARLRQVFGDPLLVRSGRGLVLTPRAEALIGPLRHAMEQIDVALGTAETFYPATSTATFTIATSDALQIGLVPALLARLAAEAPGVRIVCTPLDGLRKDIGDPLPEHGLASGQVDLAIGYFSQPQPHHHVKALFDGDFVCVTRKGHPVVGPDMTLRQFVELGHVVISAAHHVHSTVDAALARRKLTRRVAVVVPQYSVVPYVLARSDHVAVLPRRLAEAFLRTFGLQLIEPPLALAKFTITQVWHERTHRSAAHGWFRRLVEEHGSMGLARRNSRPT; encoded by the coding sequence ATGAATGCCATCAGTGTCGACCTCAACCTCCTGGCCGTGCTGGATGCGCTGCTGGACGAGCGCAACGTGACGCGCGCCGCGCGCCGCGTGCACCTCAGCCAGCCGGCCACCAGCAACGCCCTGGCCCGCCTTCGACAAGTCTTTGGCGACCCCTTGCTCGTGCGCAGCGGCCGGGGGCTGGTGCTCACGCCCCGGGCCGAAGCGCTGATCGGCCCTCTGCGCCACGCCATGGAGCAGATCGACGTGGCGCTGGGTACGGCCGAGACCTTCTATCCGGCCACGAGCACCGCGACCTTCACCATCGCCACCTCCGACGCTCTGCAGATCGGCCTCGTGCCGGCACTGCTGGCGAGGCTGGCCGCCGAGGCGCCGGGCGTGCGGATCGTGTGCACGCCGCTCGACGGCTTGCGCAAGGACATCGGCGACCCCCTGCCCGAACACGGGCTCGCCTCGGGTCAGGTCGACCTGGCCATCGGCTACTTTTCGCAGCCGCAGCCGCATCACCACGTCAAGGCCTTGTTCGACGGCGACTTCGTCTGCGTGACGCGCAAGGGTCATCCCGTTGTCGGGCCGGACATGACGCTGCGCCAGTTCGTCGAACTCGGGCATGTCGTCATCAGCGCGGCCCATCATGTGCACAGCACCGTCGACGCCGCACTGGCGCGGCGCAAGCTCACCAGGCGGGTCGCGGTCGTCGTGCCGCAGTACAGCGTCGTGCCGTACGTCCTCGCACGATCCGATCACGTCGCCGTGCTGCCACGCCGGCTCGCGGAGGCCTTCTTGCGGACGTTCGGGCTGCAGCTGATCGAGCCGCCCCTTGCGCTGGCGAAGTTCACGATCACGCAGGTGTGGCACGAGCGAACGCACCGGTCCGCGGCGCATGGGTGGTTTCGGCGCCTTGTCGAAGAGCACGGCAGCATGGGCCTCGCTCGAAGGAATTCCCGACCGACATGA
- a CDS encoding alpha/beta fold hydrolase yields the protein MHERIARIPGAGAPVPDGRARGISGLVYKSIRGVTRLVGGSLDALLGMLSPGLDADDTSPQRDAVVAALNGVLGDYLAATANPLATQMAFRRDGRPLVLETSALTASVPDAGGRLLVLLHGLCMDDLQWRREGHDHGAALARDLGYTPVYLHYNSGLHISFNGRALAQRLEQLVDQWPVPLERLAIVGHSMGGLLARSALHQATQAGHRWPSRLDDLVFLGTPHHGAPLERAGHWVDVVLEATPYAAPLARLGKVRSAGITDLRHGSLLDEDWMGRDRYARPRHLPLPTTARCHAAAAVMGRQSGDLKSRLMGDGFVPLDSALGRHTDPSRSLAFAESRQWVGLGMSHLELLNRSEVYAQLRQWLR from the coding sequence ATGCACGAACGCATCGCGCGCATTCCCGGCGCAGGCGCTCCGGTGCCCGATGGGCGCGCCCGCGGCATCAGCGGCCTCGTCTACAAGAGCATTCGCGGGGTCACGCGCCTGGTCGGCGGCAGCCTCGACGCGCTGCTGGGGATGCTCTCCCCGGGACTCGACGCAGACGATACGAGCCCGCAGCGCGATGCGGTCGTCGCGGCGCTGAACGGCGTACTGGGCGACTACCTCGCCGCGACCGCCAATCCGCTGGCCACGCAGATGGCGTTTCGCCGCGACGGCCGCCCCCTGGTCCTGGAGACCTCCGCCCTGACCGCCAGCGTGCCGGACGCCGGCGGGCGCCTCCTGGTACTGCTGCACGGCCTGTGCATGGACGACCTGCAATGGCGACGTGAGGGCCACGACCACGGCGCCGCGCTCGCACGCGACCTCGGCTACACGCCCGTCTACCTCCACTACAACAGCGGCCTGCACATCTCGTTCAACGGGCGCGCCCTGGCGCAGCGCCTGGAGCAGCTCGTCGATCAATGGCCGGTGCCGCTGGAGCGGCTGGCAATCGTCGGACACAGCATGGGAGGCCTGCTCGCGCGAAGTGCCCTGCACCAGGCCACGCAGGCCGGCCACCGTTGGCCATCGCGCCTCGACGACCTCGTGTTCCTCGGCACGCCGCACCACGGCGCGCCGCTGGAGCGCGCCGGCCACTGGGTCGACGTGGTGCTCGAGGCAACGCCGTACGCCGCGCCGCTCGCGCGCCTGGGCAAGGTGCGCAGCGCCGGCATCACCGACCTGCGCCATGGCAGCCTGCTCGACGAAGACTGGATGGGGCGCGACCGCTACGCCCGCCCGCGGCACCTGCCACTGCCGACCACGGCGCGCTGCCATGCGGCAGCCGCCGTCATGGGCCGGCAGAGCGGCGACCTGAAGTCGCGCCTGATGGGCGACGGGTTCGTGCCGCTGGACAGCGCCCTCGGGCGCCACACGGACCCCTCGCGTTCGCTGGCGTTCGCCGAAAGCCGGCAGTGGGTCGGCCTCGGCATGAGCCATCTGGAACTGCTGAACCGTTCCGAGGTGTACGCACAGTTGCGGCAGTGGCTGCGCTAG
- a CDS encoding phytochelatin synthase family protein, whose protein sequence is MKRSLKAVSATVVATLVLLLTGIAWYGVSSPPAQPVPLPAHLVDATSMEGERLLAGASAKTDHGQLLPYFVVQSRRAFCGVATASMVVNAALHPQPPLRQSSFFGTDISGLQTNVAVTLRGMTLEQLAQLLALRGLQVQTVHATKSSVEDFRRVAAATLSEPQQLLVVNYDRRRLGQEGVGHISPVGAYHAESDRLLIMDVAAYKYPQTWVKLPDLWSAMNTIDTDSGQTRGFLLIRAD, encoded by the coding sequence ATGAAACGCAGCCTCAAGGCGGTATCGGCGACCGTCGTTGCCACGCTGGTGCTTCTGCTGACCGGCATCGCGTGGTACGGCGTTTCCTCGCCGCCCGCACAGCCCGTTCCGCTGCCGGCCCATCTCGTCGATGCGACCTCGATGGAAGGCGAGCGGCTTCTCGCCGGCGCTTCTGCCAAGACGGACCACGGGCAGCTTCTTCCCTACTTCGTCGTCCAGAGCCGCCGGGCGTTCTGCGGCGTGGCCACTGCATCGATGGTCGTCAACGCGGCGCTTCATCCCCAGCCGCCGCTGAGGCAGTCCTCGTTCTTCGGCACGGACATTTCCGGGCTGCAGACGAACGTCGCCGTCACCCTGCGGGGAATGACGCTCGAGCAATTGGCGCAGCTGCTCGCCTTGCGCGGCCTTCAGGTGCAGACGGTGCACGCCACGAAGTCCAGTGTCGAAGATTTCCGTCGCGTCGCGGCTGCCACGTTGAGCGAGCCGCAGCAGCTGCTCGTCGTGAACTACGATCGCCGGCGACTGGGTCAGGAGGGAGTGGGGCACATCTCGCCGGTCGGCGCCTATCACGCGGAATCGGACCGCCTGCTGATCATGGACGTCGCCGCGTACAAGTATCCGCAGACCTGGGTGAAGCTGCCCGACCTCTGGTCCGCCATGAACACCATCGACACCGACTCGGGCCAGACCCGCGGATTCCTTCTCATTCGGGCGGATTGA
- a CDS encoding DsbA family protein, producing MHTATLHYIHDPLCGWCYGAAPLVKAARDVVDVRPHGGGLMAGAQRRRVSPQLRAFVMPHDRRIAQLSGQPFGAAYFDGLLRDESAVFDSQPPIAAMLAAQDVAGRGLDMLARLQQAHYVEGRRIAERAVLVELAVDIGLEPGTFEQALAAVEGPAVQAHIAGTRALMNRVGVAGFPGFVLEIDGRMRVLDVGRYLGRPEVLAAELRQRVNPPE from the coding sequence ATGCACACCGCAACCCTGCACTACATCCACGACCCGCTGTGCGGCTGGTGCTACGGCGCCGCGCCGCTGGTGAAGGCGGCGCGCGACGTGGTCGACGTCCGTCCGCACGGCGGCGGCCTGATGGCCGGCGCGCAGCGCCGCCGCGTCAGCCCGCAGCTGCGCGCGTTCGTCATGCCCCACGACCGGCGCATCGCGCAGCTGAGCGGCCAGCCCTTCGGCGCCGCCTACTTCGACGGGCTGTTGCGAGACGAGTCCGCCGTGTTCGATTCACAACCGCCGATCGCCGCCATGCTGGCGGCGCAGGACGTCGCCGGGCGGGGGCTCGACATGCTCGCGCGACTCCAGCAGGCGCACTACGTCGAAGGTCGGCGCATTGCCGAGCGCGCGGTGCTGGTCGAGCTGGCGGTCGACATCGGCCTGGAGCCCGGGACGTTCGAGCAGGCGCTGGCCGCGGTCGAAGGCCCGGCCGTGCAAGCGCACATCGCGGGCACGCGGGCGCTGATGAACCGGGTCGGCGTCGCAGGCTTTCCGGGCTTCGTGCTGGAGATCGACGGCCGGATGCGCGTGCTGGACGTCGGGCGCTACCTGGGTCGACCCGAGGTCCTGGCCGCGGAGCTCCGGCAACGGGTCAATCCGCCCGAATGA